The DNA region CTACATAATTAACAGACGGTGTTTTAATAACAACTTGCTGTTGTGTTTGAATATCTGTTGCCAGATACACTTGTGTACGATTACTGGCATGTAGTTCTCGCTCAATTCGGTAACCATCTAAGGTCATGCCGGCACTTAAGTCAGGAGGAAAAGGTAGCTCAGTTAATTTACGGTATATTTCCTGTTCATTAACGTGTGGTCGTTGATTAAACCTGACAATTTGGCAGGTGACATTGTCATGGCTGCCATTTTTCATTGCAAGATCAGTAATGTTTCGAGCAGCACGGTCAAAATTGTCGGTATTATTATTTACTTGTGCCAGCATGATGTTGTCACTGACAAACTCATGAACACCATCCGTGGTGAATAAAAAAGTATCGCCTTCTTCCAATAGAAAATGGCTGTAGTCAATTTCTAAATGTAGATCAATGCCTATTGCACGAGTGAGGTAATTTTTTTCTTTGGATACCCAGAAACGATGATCGTCCGTGAGTAGCTCCAATTGCTTATCGCGTATTCGGTAAATACGTGTATCGCCAATATGGAATAAATGCACGGTGGAAGATTTAACAACCAAGGCGCTCATAGTAGTGGCTAAGCCTTTTTGGTTAGCACCACCTTGCTGTGCCATCCCCAACATCCAACGGTTAGTAGCGGTTAAAACCTTTTGAACAGAGGTTTTAACCGTCCAGGTGTCAGGTGTGCAGTAATAATCACCCAATAAGCTTTTTACACAAGATTCACTGGCAAGTTTACCTGCATCACAGCCACTAACACCATCAGCTATAACCGCAGCCACCCCTTTTTGCTCTAAAACAGGTGATTCAGGCAGTAAAACACCATAACTGTCTTCATTGTCCGTTTTAAGGCCTTTATCGGATGATTGACCAAGGTCTATAATCGATTCTGATTGCATGTTAGTGGTGTTGATGGGTTATGTCACATCGATAAGTTCTACTGTACCATCTTCAAGCACCTCGGCTGTTTGTCCTTTAGGCTCTTCTAAGAAAATAAACATAAATAATAAAACGGTGGCGGCTGTTCCACCAATCACCATAAAGAAGACTTGCGGAGAAACAAAAGAAAGAACAGTTAGAAATATAAGGCCACCTACATTGCCGTAAGCGCCCACCATACCAGCGACTTGGCCAGTCATACGACGTTGAATTAGAGGCACCATGGCATACACTGCACCAGACCCGCCTTTAGAAAATAGCCCACATAAAATAGTACATGCCACAACTAACGGTACAGCCCATGTTTCACTAACTTGACCGAGTAATAAAAAGGTAACGCTAATACCTGAAAACAAAATAACAAGCGATTTTTTGCGGCCAATTTTATCACTCATCATACCGCCGCCAGGTCGAGCTATTAAGTTCATCACAGGGTAAATGGCGGCTAGTAGCCCAGCTGTTACAGGCGATAAGCCAAACATATCGATATAGAATAATGGCAACATAGAGACTAGGGCTAATTCAGAACCAAATGTCACCATATAAGCAAGATCTAAAATGGCAACTTGTTTAAATTGATAGCGAAATAAATCAGGCACTTCTTTGCTGAAAATATCTTTGTTAACTTTAATAATATGCATCGCTTGATACAGGTAGACAATGGCAATGGATGCATAGGTGATAATGACTACTTGCTCATTTAACCAGCCCATACCCTTTGGAGAGAGTTTCCATGTGAGCAATGCGAGTGCACCATAAATGGGCATGCTCATTATTAAGTAAAGCGCCAAATCAAGCTTACTGGTGACTTCCATTCCACCTACTTTTTTAGGTTTGAAATAGGTTGAACCTTTTGGTGTATCTGTGACACTTAAATAATAAAAAATACCATAGAAAAAAGCGATCACTGCGGTAGCTGTTAATGCATAACGCCAGCCATCCTCACCGCCTATCCATAAAGCTAAAGCGGGTAAAGCCATGGCGGAACCTGCCGAGCCAAAATTACCCCAGCCACCATAGATACCTTGTGCGATACCAGTTTGTCTAGCGGGGAACCACTCGCCGATCATACGGATACCAACAACGAAACCTGCGCCAACAAAACCCAGTAAAAAACGAGCTAAGGCAAGTTGTTCAAAAGTTTGTGCCCAAGCAAAAAATAAACATAAAAAACTAGAGAATATTAGTATGCCTGAGAACATGCGGCGAGGGCCAAAGCTATCCACCATCATGCCTACAATAATGCGTGCAGGGATCGTTAATGCAACGTTCAGGATGAGTAAAACAGACACTTCTTGAGCTGTTAAGTTAAAGACATCTCTGATAACAGACATTAATGGGGCATGGTTAAACCACACCATAAAGCTGATAAAAAAGGCAAACCAAGTTGTATGTAAAATACGAATATTGCCTTTGAACGATAATAAATTTAGTTTTTGCGACATTGCAATGTGTCTCCTTCAATAGATTGTGAGGGTAAGAGCAAAAGCTATGCCAGCTAAGTATTTACTTACTCTTAATGGTCGTTGTAGTTATTTGTTTGGGGTAATGTGCTTTTTTGCACCAAGTTAATGCGATTGGGGTTTTTATTGCACAGCACTAAAGCAAAAAACTGTTTTGACTGTCTTTTTTTATATGTTTTTAAAAATTTTCTGCTTAAAAATCAATTGTTAGAGAGGTGGTGGTTGATGTTGGCATGTTGCGTGCTATGGAGGTGTGACTATAAAGAATTTTGGATATACATAAAGCATGAGTAATAAAAAACAATTAGTTGTAATTGGTAACGGTATGGTTGGGCATAAATTCCTACAGTCCATGGTAAACAGCGATGAAATGCAAAACTACGATATAACAACGTTTTGTGAAGAAACGAGGTTTGCTTATGACCGTGTTCAACTATCGTCATACTTTAATGGTAAAACTGAAGAGGATCTGTCACTTGTTGAGCCGGATTTCTTTGAAAAAAATAATATTACCGTTCATATCGGTGATCGTGCAGCCCACATTGATCGTGACAAAAAAATCGTTACCTCCGATAAGGGTCAACGTATTTCATACGATAAAATTGTTCTAGCGACAGGGTCCTTTCCCTTCGTTCCACCTATCCCAGGCCATGAAAGGGAAAATTGTTTTGTCTACAGAACTATTGATGACTTAATTGATATTGCGAAAGCAGGTAAAGAATCTAAGGTAGGCGTTGTTATTGGTGGTGGTTTGTTGGGTCTTGAGGCCGCAAAAGCGTTAAAAGACTTGGGGTTGAAAACACACGTTGTTGAGTTTGCGCCACGGTTGATGGCCGTACAAATTGATGATGGCGCTGGCGCAGTGTTACGTAAGAAAATTGAAGAGTTAGGTGTTAGCGTACATACCCAAAAGAATACACAAGGCATTGTTGATGGTGAGCAGTGTCTGCATCGGATGAACTTTGCTGACGGCTCACATATTGAAACCGATGTTATTTTATTTTCAGCCGGTATTAGACCGCGTGATGATATTGCTCGTGATTGTGGTCTGACACTTGGTGAGCGAGGCGGTATTGTTATTGATGATCATTGTCAAACGTCAGATAAAGACATTTATGCGATAGGCGAGTGTGCTTTATGGGATGGCAAAATATTTGGTTTGGTGGCACCGGGTTATCAAATGGCCCAAGTTGTAGCAGACCGGTTATCACTCAAGGAGAATAGTTTTACCGGTGCAGATATGAGCACGAAATTAAAACTGATGGGTGTGGATGTAGCGAGTATTGGTGATGCGCATGCAACCACTGAAAAGGCGAAGATTTACACTTATGTCAATGGTGCAGATGACGTTTATAAAAAGATCGTCGTCAGTGAAGATAATAAACGCTTATTAGGTGCGGTGTTAATTGGCGATACGGTTGATTACGGTAATTTGTTACAACTTAAACTGAACGATATTGCTTTGCCAGAGTATCCGGATGCATTAATTTTGCCACAACGAGATGGCTCAGGCGCAACAGGTTTAGGTGTTGAAGCTTTACCGGATGCTGCGCAAATATGTTCTTGTTTTGATGTATCCAAAGGTGCGCTTTGCCAAGCCATCTCAGATGGCGCTACAACGATGGCAAGCCTTAAAGAGTGTACCAGTGCAACAACAGGCTGCGGTGGTTGTACGGCACTTGTTGGTCAAGTACTGAATAAAGAGTTAGAAAAACTGGGGATGGATGTTAATACAGATTTGTGTGAACATTTTGCGTATACCCGCCAAGACCTTTATCACTTGGTTCGTGTCGGCAAGATTAAAACGTTCGATGAAATGATCGAAAAACATGGTAAGGGGTATGGCTGTGATATTTGTAAGCCAACGCTAGCGTCTATTTTTGCTTCTTGCTGGAATGATTATGTATTAGAAACTCCACATACTGGCCTGCAAGACACGAATGACCGTTATCTTGCCAATATTCAGAAAAATGGCACTTATTCAATCGTACCTCGGATTCCAGGTGGTGAAATTACACCTGACAAGCTGATTACTCTGGGTGAGGTTGGCAAAAAATATAATTTGTATACGAAAATTACCGGTGGGCAGCGTGTTGATTTATTTGGTGCGCACCAAGAAGACCTACCTGTTATTTGGAAAGAATTAATTGATGCGGGCTTTGAAACAGGTCACGCCTACGGTAAATCTTTACGAACAGTTAAATCCTGCGTCGGTAGTACGTGGTGCCGATATGGCGTTGCCGATAGTGTGACAACGGCGATTGATTTAGAGAATCGTTACAAGGGTTTGCGCACACCACACAAAATAAAGTTTGCTGTTTCGGGTTGTACTCGTGAGTGTGCAGAAGCGCAAAGCAAAGATGTTGGCGTGATCGCCACAGAAAATGGTTGGAACTTGTACTTGTGCGGCAACGGCGGTATGAAGCCGAGACATGCCGACTTGTTTGCAACAGGCTTAGATTACGAAACAATGATTCAATATATTGATCGCTTCCTTATGTTTTATGTAAAAACAGCAGATCGATTACAACGTACATCTACATGGATGATGAACCTAGAAGGCGGCATTGATTATTTGCGTGAAGTGGTCATTGAAGACTCATTAGGGCTTGCTGAAACGTTTGAAACAGAAATGCAAAATGTTATTGATACGTATCAATGTGAGTGGAAGACAACAGTTGAAAACGAAGAAAAATCAAAAACCTTTAAAGCGTTTGTAAATTCTGACAAAGGCGATAGCCAAATTGTATTTGTTTCAGAAAGGGATCAAATACGGCCTGCGCGAAAAGAGGAAATACCAGCACAACTTGAAGAAGTTTAAACAAACGGATGAATACACGAATGGTTAATGAATTAAAAAGTAGTGAAGTGGATGTCTGTGCGTTAACAGATCTAAATGAAAATGCAGGTACAGCTGCTTTGATAGATGAGAGACAAATAGCTTTGTTTTATGTGAAAAAGACCGAACAAGTTTATGCGCTTAGTAATTACGACCCTTTTAGCGAGGTGAACGTTTTATCCAGAGGGATAATTGGCAGTATAGGTGATGAACTTGTGGTGGCATCGCCGATTTATAAACAGCACTTTAATCTAGAAACAGGGCAATGCTTAGAAGACGAGAGTGTTTGTATTAATGCATACCCAGTAAAAATAATAAATGGCCGAGTTGTCGTCGGTACAAACAGTTAATGAAGGCTAAATAATGAAAGTAACTTATTACACTCTCGATGTTTTTACCGATACGCTTTTTCAAGGGGCACAGGTTGCTGTTTTCCCAGATGCAGAGGATCTGCCAGAAGAGCAGCTTGGTCGTATAGCACGTGAAATAAATTTATCTGAAACGGCATTCGTTTATAAAGCAGATGAGGGCCGTAGTACCTTTAAAGCTCGAATTTTTTCGCCGGATGGCGAGAAGGATTTTGCAGGACATCCTATTTTAGCGATTGCCAATGTTTTAGTGGAAACTGGAAAAGTTAGCTTGGAAGGCGACTATACAAGCATTATGGTAAAGCAAAATAGCCAAGATGTTACCGCAAATATTTCTAAGGATGCGAATGGTAAGCGGTATGTGCAATTTACATTAAGTAGTATGCCTGTTGTTGACCGATTTACACCCACGGATCAAGAGTTAGCAAAACTATTATCGATTGATGAGAAAGATATAGACCATTCAAGCTATTACACACGCCTTGTGTCGAGTGGCTTACCTTATTTAATTGTGCCACTGAAATCACAGGCGGATGTACGTAAAGCATGTTTTGATGTGAAGGCTTGGGGTGAGTCGTCAGCACCCGCTATGGCAGCACAAGAAATTTTAATTTTTAGTGCAAAAACGGACCTAGACGATTGTAATTTCCACGGGCGTTTAATGGGTCCAAATATCAGCGATCGTGAGGACCCACCTCTTGGTTCGGTCTTGCCTACCTTTGCTGGCTACCTAGCTTCTCATGAGCATATACGGCTGGGTACTTATAGTTTTGCAATTGATCGTGGCACAGCAGAAACTCGCCGAAGTTTGTTACATGTAGAAATGGATAAACGAGAAGGCCGCCCAATAACTTTAAGGGTGGGTGGCGATTCATTGTTGGTCAGTAAAAGCGAACTGTTGCTAGGTTAAACGAGGGAGATAATAAGATGCTATTTGGTCGGAATAAAAAAAATCCCATCGCGATCGCGGATAAAAAAATTGAAAAATGGACCTATGCTACTTGTGGCTATTGTTCAACTGGTTGTGCAATTGAAGTAGGCACGGACAAAGATGGTGTGCCAGTAGGAAGTCGAGGAGTGGCTGATGCAGATGTTAATCGAGGCAAGTTATGTGTAAAAGGCCTTTTTGAACACGAATTGTTTGAGTCAGCAGGTCGCGGTGACGTACCGCTGATGCGCTCAAATATTCATGATGAATACCAAGAAGCGAGCTGGGACGAAAGCTTTGAAAAAATGGCCTCTGAAATTAAACGCATACAAGATACCTATGGGCCAGACTCATTTGCCATTGTATCAACGGGGCAAATTTTAACCGAAGGTTTTTATACCTTGGGCAAGTTGGCCCGCGGTGTGATTGGAACCAATAACTACGATGGCAATACCACACTGTGTATGGCCTCGGCAGTATCAGGCTATAAGCGCTCTTTTGGTTCAGATGGCCCTCCAGGTTGTTATGAAGATTTTGAACATACCGATTGCCTGATTGCTTGGGGGTCCAATTTACCAGAACAACACCCTATTATTTATTGGCGTTTTAAAGAAGCGCAGGAAAAACGAAAATTTCCTTTAATTGTTATTGATCCAAGAGTCACCATGCTGGCGCAAAATGCAGATATGCATTTGGCAATTACGCCCGGTACAGACGTCGTGTTAATGAATTCATTAATGCATGTCATTCTGGCTGAAGGATTGGAAGATCAAGACTATATAAAAGCGAATACTACTGGCTTTGACGAATTAGCAGCAGAAGTTAAAAACTATGACCCGATAACGGCATCTAAAATATGCGGTATTGATGAAGATACGATTCGTAATGTTGCTCGTTTGTACGCAAAAGCTGGCGCCGCAATGAATATTTGGACGATGGGTATTAATCAAAGCACGCATGGCTCAGATGGAGTGGTGGGGCTTAATAACCTTAGCTTGCTGACTGGCAACATTGGTAAAAAAGGTGGGACCAGCTTGTCTATTACTGGACAGTGTAATGCGATGGGAACACGAGAGTGGTCATCGTGTTCTGGTCTACCTGGCTATCGTTTATTAGAGAATGAACAAGACCGAATTGATATTGGAAAATACTGGGGCGTAGATCCAGAGTTTTTCCCAAAGAAACGGGGGCTTGCACAAACAGATATATTTCCTGCCATTGAAACCGGCGCAATTAAAGGGCTGTGGTTGGTGGGTACAAACCCAATGACATCAATGCCTAATACGGCGCGTATTCGTAAAACATTAGAAAAGCTTGAATGTTGTGTAGTGCAGGATTCTTACCTTGATGTGGAAACAACGCAATATGCACATATTTTTCTACCAGCGGCTATTTGGGCTGAAAAGGAAGGCGTGTTTACGAATACAGAAAGAAGGGTCAATATTATTCGTAAAGTAAAAGAACCCTATGGTCAGTCAAAAACAGATTTACATATTTTTAACGGCCTAGCAAAACAGTTTGAACAGGGTAGAAAGATGAACTTCCCTGATAATTTTCATGAAGTGTTTGATGAAATGCGCGAACTATCCAAAGGACGGCTGGTTGATATATCGGGTATGACTCATGATTTGATTGAGCAGAATAAGGGCATTCAGTGGCCTTATACGCAAGAGCAGGTGGATAAGGGTGAAAAGCCGCTTAAAGGTGGAAAACGCTTGTATACCGAACCAGCTACTTTTCGCCATCCCGGTGGTCGGGCTAAACTGATTCCGCTACCGTTTATCGATAATAATGAAAAACCAGACGAGCAATACCCGTTTTGGTTGAATTCAGGCCGGTTAGTTGAGCACTTTCACTCACGTACTAGAACTGGAAAAGTCGGTAATAACAATAAATACAGTCCAACGCCATTTATGGAAATGAACCCTGATACAGCAGCTGAACAGGGGATAGAGCATCAGTCCTATGTGCGTGTTATTTCACGTCGTGGTGATGCTGTTGTTATGGTTATGTTGACACAACGAGTACCTAGGACGATGGTGTTTATTCCCTTTCACTTTTTTGATTGCGTTAACCGACTTACATTAGGACTATTAGACCCACATTCACGGCAACCTGCCTTTAAACAATGCGCAGTACGAATAGAGCATGTAAATCAGGAAGTTGCTGCACGATTAAATTTAGAAGCAAGAACATTTTAAGTCCCATGATTGAAACACGTAGTGATGAACAAAAATATGCTTTTTTAAGGACAGAAGAAAGCCGAGAAAAAAACCGATATGGAGACAATATTGAGCTCGCCGAGGAGGGTAATGCGTTAAGGGAGGTGAGCCTTAATATAAATGGTGATACAGGTATTAGCGAAAACCCAGATCGATATAAACAGCATGGGTTTTATTTAAATGCAGATAACTGTATCGGTTGTCATGCCTGTGAAGCGGCATGCAGTGAAAAAAATGATAACCCTGCTCATATCTCATTCCGTTCGGTTGGTTATGTCGAAGGCGGAACGTACCCAGATTATCAGCGCCTTAATATTTCGATGGCCTGTAACCATTGTGATGACCCTGTTTGCTTAAAAGGTTGCCCAACAAGAGCTTACACAAAGTTTGCTGAATATGGTGCGGTGTTACAAGACCCAGATATTTGTTTCGGCTGTGGTTACTGTACATGGGTTTGCCCTTATAACGCCCCTCAACTTGACCCTGTTAAAGGTGAGGTTAGTAAATGTAATATGTGCGTTGATCGATTAGAGGTGGGGTTAAAACCGTCATGTGTATCAGCCTGTTTAGGTAATGCGTTGGATTTTGGAGTCATTGAGAATGTGCCAGAAAATAGGGAACAGGCTCAAGCTGAAATACCGGGTTTTCCAACAGCAGATATTACGCATCCGAATATTCGTTTTCAGCAAACGCGACAAAATAAGCGTGAAATGACGCGTACCGACTCGATGCCGCTTAAATATCATAAAGATGAAGAGGTTGGAAAGTATAAACCGGTAGTAGATGAAAAGCATGGAGTCAAAAAGCAATGGAATTGGAAAGCTTTGCTGATGACGCATGAAAGTTCTCATGTCATTTTTACATTATCAACACAAGCCATCCTTGGCGCGTTTTTAATCATTGTGCTTGGTAGCTTTACGGGTGTTGAAGCGATAGTAGCGATTCAGTCGTCTGCTGCGTATCTGCCGTTATTAGTATTGATGAATGTATTGCTGATGTTTGGCTTCTATAAACTCAATATGCATTTGGGCAAACCACATCGTTTTTACCGTGGTTTTTATAATTTACGCCATTCACCGGTAAGCCGTGAAATTGCTGGGGTTAGTTTGTTTTTTAGCAGCTTGCTTGGGTTTAGTGTTTTTAGTTATTTTGAGATTAAGCCATTGATTGGACTGTTTGCCATTATGGGCGTACTCAGTGGTCCAGTAGGTCTGTTTTATATGTATAAGCTATATAGAATTAAGGCACGCCCATTTTGGGATCACTGGCAAACAGCGAGTTCTTTTGTTGGAACATGTTTGAGTCTTGGGTCATTAACGATTGTTTTCGTTGCGTTAATAGCAGATGCTCTCAATACTACACAATATATTAGTTTGGTAGTTTTACTATTGCTGGGTTTGCTGCTTGAAGCCATAGGGCACGTCGCGCATGCCGCTGATCTTAAAAATAGTGAGGGAGAAGGTAGTGCTTCATGGTACTTACAAACAACCCGTTTTGCATGGCCTTATATTATTAGTAATGTATTGTTAGGCTCCTCAATTATTGTGTCTTGCTTATTGCTTGATTCTCCATCATCAACGCTGGGTTGGTTGATATTAGGGCTGTCATTACTTAGTACAGCTGTGATTAGGCGTTCTTTATTCTTTGCATTGGTTATTCCTACCACAATGCCGGGTGCATTCTTTTGGAAAAACAAAGCTTTTGAAGAACATGCAAAAGAAACTGGTTTAGCAAATATGCCTCAAGTGGGTGTGCGTTATGAGGAGCATAGAACCTTTAAAGTAGGTGAATTGATAGATACTATTAAAACCACAACCGCAAAAGAAGCGATTGACCAATTGAAAGAAATATTTTATTGGAAAAAGGTTAAATAGAAGCTCGGCTTGAAACTCACGTGACCTTGTTATTTAACAAGGTGTAACTGTTTAGAAAATCCTAATGTGCCTTAAATTTATCAATTTGTTAATACTTGTTTGTAGGTTACCTTAGGTCTACAGCATAAGCTGTAACGTATTAAAGGCGATGTTCAGGGGAATATAAGGTTTTTATTATGTTTTTGCATTTATTCCAATTCTCTTAAGATTGGCTTAATTTTCAACAAGTACACTCGTAACCAGTCTATGAGAATAAGGATTGGTTATGAGTGCACTACAAAGTGAATCAGAGGGTAGCAAACAACGTGCTGATTCAGAAGCAAACAAACGAGTTTTTTTACCTCACTTATCTGTTGTTTTAACAGGCCTTGAATCACCGCAACGAGCTAATGTAGAAGCATATATTACAAAGCAATTTTATAAAAACCATGCCGCGCAGATAAAGAGTTTTTTACCTTATTTATTATCTGCAGAAACCAAAAAAAATATAACATCTGTGCTTGGGTTCTATCCGGCTGAGATCGATAACCCAATGTTTTTAGAACAATATTTAGATGATAAGGCTGAGTTAGTGATTAGTCGGCTGTTCAACCTTAATGTTGACCGGCAGAAGATAGCGGAAATTGGTAACTTAACATCGAGCTATCCTAGTACCAGTAAAATGCTGTTTGTTTTAATAGTGTCAACACTCTATCAATTAGATATTGATTGGGCATTATTTACCGCAACTAAGCAAGTTCAATCTATGATTTCGGAACTGGATATTGGGTGTATTGATATTTGTGATGCCCAAGCCGAAAGTCTTGCGTTTGATAGTGGTTCATGGGGCAGTTATTACAAAAACCAACCCAAAGTTATTGCAGGCGATATAAAAAAAGCTTATGCAATATTGAAAAGTCATCCGG from Cycloclasticus pugetii PS-1 includes:
- a CDS encoding bifunctional protein-serine/threonine kinase/phosphatase; translated protein: MQSESIIDLGQSSDKGLKTDNEDSYGVLLPESPVLEQKGVAAVIADGVSGCDAGKLASESCVKSLLGDYYCTPDTWTVKTSVQKVLTATNRWMLGMAQQGGANQKGLATTMSALVVKSSTVHLFHIGDTRIYRIRDKQLELLTDDHRFWVSKEKNYLTRAIGIDLHLEIDYSHFLLEEGDTFLFTTDGVHEFVSDNIMLAQVNNNTDNFDRAARNITDLAMKNGSHDNVTCQIVRFNQRPHVNEQEIYRKLTELPFPPDLSAGMTLDGYRIERELHASNRTQVYLATDIQTQQQVVIKTPSVNYVDDPTFLDMFVQEEWIGRRIDNNHVLKIIEQTKTRRFLYYVTEYIEGQTLRHWMSDNPQPSLHDVRGIVRQIARGLRAFHKKEMIHQDLKPENIIIDTQGTVKIIDFGSTKVAGVEEIASPIQRLNLLGTQHYTAPEYLLGQPASYRSDAFSLGVITYEMLTGKLPFGEKYGEKALSKLHYIPILEIDTDIPLWIDGAIRKIVNKKPSNRYEEISEFIHDLSHPNKLFTTAVHTPLVERNPLAFWKAVALLSLFSNAALLLIK
- a CDS encoding NarK family nitrate/nitrite MFS transporter, whose amino-acid sequence is MSQKLNLLSFKGNIRILHTTWFAFFISFMVWFNHAPLMSVIRDVFNLTAQEVSVLLILNVALTIPARIIVGMMVDSFGPRRMFSGILIFSSFLCLFFAWAQTFEQLALARFLLGFVGAGFVVGIRMIGEWFPARQTGIAQGIYGGWGNFGSAGSAMALPALALWIGGEDGWRYALTATAVIAFFYGIFYYLSVTDTPKGSTYFKPKKVGGMEVTSKLDLALYLIMSMPIYGALALLTWKLSPKGMGWLNEQVVIITYASIAIVYLYQAMHIIKVNKDIFSKEVPDLFRYQFKQVAILDLAYMVTFGSELALVSMLPLFYIDMFGLSPVTAGLLAAIYPVMNLIARPGGGMMSDKIGRKKSLVILFSGISVTFLLLGQVSETWAVPLVVACTILCGLFSKGGSGAVYAMVPLIQRRMTGQVAGMVGAYGNVGGLIFLTVLSFVSPQVFFMVIGGTAATVLLFMFIFLEEPKGQTAEVLEDGTVELIDVT
- the nirB gene encoding nitrite reductase large subunit NirB — encoded protein: MSNKKQLVVIGNGMVGHKFLQSMVNSDEMQNYDITTFCEETRFAYDRVQLSSYFNGKTEEDLSLVEPDFFEKNNITVHIGDRAAHIDRDKKIVTSDKGQRISYDKIVLATGSFPFVPPIPGHERENCFVYRTIDDLIDIAKAGKESKVGVVIGGGLLGLEAAKALKDLGLKTHVVEFAPRLMAVQIDDGAGAVLRKKIEELGVSVHTQKNTQGIVDGEQCLHRMNFADGSHIETDVILFSAGIRPRDDIARDCGLTLGERGGIVIDDHCQTSDKDIYAIGECALWDGKIFGLVAPGYQMAQVVADRLSLKENSFTGADMSTKLKLMGVDVASIGDAHATTEKAKIYTYVNGADDVYKKIVVSEDNKRLLGAVLIGDTVDYGNLLQLKLNDIALPEYPDALILPQRDGSGATGLGVEALPDAAQICSCFDVSKGALCQAISDGATTMASLKECTSATTGCGGCTALVGQVLNKELEKLGMDVNTDLCEHFAYTRQDLYHLVRVGKIKTFDEMIEKHGKGYGCDICKPTLASIFASCWNDYVLETPHTGLQDTNDRYLANIQKNGTYSIVPRIPGGEITPDKLITLGEVGKKYNLYTKITGGQRVDLFGAHQEDLPVIWKELIDAGFETGHAYGKSLRTVKSCVGSTWCRYGVADSVTTAIDLENRYKGLRTPHKIKFAVSGCTRECAEAQSKDVGVIATENGWNLYLCGNGGMKPRHADLFATGLDYETMIQYIDRFLMFYVKTADRLQRTSTWMMNLEGGIDYLREVVIEDSLGLAETFETEMQNVIDTYQCEWKTTVENEEKSKTFKAFVNSDKGDSQIVFVSERDQIRPARKEEIPAQLEEV
- the nirD gene encoding nitrite reductase small subunit NirD; this translates as MNTRMVNELKSSEVDVCALTDLNENAGTAALIDERQIALFYVKKTEQVYALSNYDPFSEVNVLSRGIIGSIGDELVVASPIYKQHFNLETGQCLEDESVCINAYPVKIINGRVVVGTNS
- a CDS encoding PhzF family phenazine biosynthesis protein — its product is MKVTYYTLDVFTDTLFQGAQVAVFPDAEDLPEEQLGRIAREINLSETAFVYKADEGRSTFKARIFSPDGEKDFAGHPILAIANVLVETGKVSLEGDYTSIMVKQNSQDVTANISKDANGKRYVQFTLSSMPVVDRFTPTDQELAKLLSIDEKDIDHSSYYTRLVSSGLPYLIVPLKSQADVRKACFDVKAWGESSAPAMAAQEILIFSAKTDLDDCNFHGRLMGPNISDREDPPLGSVLPTFAGYLASHEHIRLGTYSFAIDRGTAETRRSLLHVEMDKREGRPITLRVGGDSLLVSKSELLLG
- a CDS encoding molybdopterin oxidoreductase family protein, translating into MLFGRNKKNPIAIADKKIEKWTYATCGYCSTGCAIEVGTDKDGVPVGSRGVADADVNRGKLCVKGLFEHELFESAGRGDVPLMRSNIHDEYQEASWDESFEKMASEIKRIQDTYGPDSFAIVSTGQILTEGFYTLGKLARGVIGTNNYDGNTTLCMASAVSGYKRSFGSDGPPGCYEDFEHTDCLIAWGSNLPEQHPIIYWRFKEAQEKRKFPLIVIDPRVTMLAQNADMHLAITPGTDVVLMNSLMHVILAEGLEDQDYIKANTTGFDELAAEVKNYDPITASKICGIDEDTIRNVARLYAKAGAAMNIWTMGINQSTHGSDGVVGLNNLSLLTGNIGKKGGTSLSITGQCNAMGTREWSSCSGLPGYRLLENEQDRIDIGKYWGVDPEFFPKKRGLAQTDIFPAIETGAIKGLWLVGTNPMTSMPNTARIRKTLEKLECCVVQDSYLDVETTQYAHIFLPAAIWAEKEGVFTNTERRVNIIRKVKEPYGQSKTDLHIFNGLAKQFEQGRKMNFPDNFHEVFDEMRELSKGRLVDISGMTHDLIEQNKGIQWPYTQEQVDKGEKPLKGGKRLYTEPATFRHPGGRAKLIPLPFIDNNEKPDEQYPFWLNSGRLVEHFHSRTRTGKVGNNNKYSPTPFMEMNPDTAAEQGIEHQSYVRVISRRGDAVVMVMLTQRVPRTMVFIPFHFFDCVNRLTLGLLDPHSRQPAFKQCAVRIEHVNQEVAARLNLEARTF
- a CDS encoding DmsC/YnfH family molybdoenzyme membrane anchor subunit, translated to MIETRSDEQKYAFLRTEESREKNRYGDNIELAEEGNALREVSLNINGDTGISENPDRYKQHGFYLNADNCIGCHACEAACSEKNDNPAHISFRSVGYVEGGTYPDYQRLNISMACNHCDDPVCLKGCPTRAYTKFAEYGAVLQDPDICFGCGYCTWVCPYNAPQLDPVKGEVSKCNMCVDRLEVGLKPSCVSACLGNALDFGVIENVPENREQAQAEIPGFPTADITHPNIRFQQTRQNKREMTRTDSMPLKYHKDEEVGKYKPVVDEKHGVKKQWNWKALLMTHESSHVIFTLSTQAILGAFLIIVLGSFTGVEAIVAIQSSAAYLPLLVLMNVLLMFGFYKLNMHLGKPHRFYRGFYNLRHSPVSREIAGVSLFFSSLLGFSVFSYFEIKPLIGLFAIMGVLSGPVGLFYMYKLYRIKARPFWDHWQTASSFVGTCLSLGSLTIVFVALIADALNTTQYISLVVLLLLGLLLEAIGHVAHAADLKNSEGEGSASWYLQTTRFAWPYIISNVLLGSSIIVSCLLLDSPSSTLGWLILGLSLLSTAVIRRSLFFALVIPTTMPGAFFWKNKAFEEHAKETGLANMPQVGVRYEEHRTFKVGELIDTIKTTTAKEAIDQLKEIFYWKKVK